The Brenneria rubrifaciens genome has a window encoding:
- a CDS encoding EcsC family protein — protein sequence MTIFDNQQDLDDIRQAIALLEAPSITIQLANLAGKPIEWSLSKLPAWVKNNVQNVVHAALHKSVDAALYTLDDTPKRASSPKSHTLAAATSGAVSGFFGAAGLMVELPVTTTIMMRSVADIARSEGFSLADFSVKAACVEVFALGGKSKNDDTADSAYYASRAVLADVTKHATRELIELAGKKGAEKTSARITTSQAGRTLARLIDAVATRLGITITEKMAAQIVPVIGAASGAAINTLFIHHYQNMARGHFIIQRLEQKYGEEEIKSAYVRLKD from the coding sequence ATGACCATATTTGATAACCAACAAGACCTCGACGATATTCGGCAAGCCATTGCATTGTTGGAAGCGCCCTCAATCACTATCCAGTTGGCGAATCTGGCGGGAAAGCCGATTGAATGGAGCCTGTCAAAACTGCCTGCATGGGTGAAAAACAACGTTCAGAATGTGGTTCACGCCGCGCTGCATAAATCTGTCGATGCCGCGTTGTACACGCTGGATGACACGCCCAAACGCGCCTCATCGCCGAAGAGCCATACGCTGGCCGCGGCGACATCGGGGGCGGTCAGCGGCTTTTTCGGCGCGGCGGGATTGATGGTCGAATTGCCTGTCACTACAACGATCATGATGCGTTCCGTTGCCGATATCGCCCGCAGCGAAGGTTTCTCATTGGCCGATTTTTCCGTCAAAGCCGCCTGCGTGGAAGTGTTCGCGCTGGGTGGCAAGAGCAAAAACGATGACACCGCAGATTCTGCCTACTACGCTTCCCGCGCCGTTCTTGCCGATGTCACGAAACATGCCACCCGCGAATTGATCGAGCTTGCCGGCAAGAAGGGAGCGGAAAAAACCTCGGCGAGAATCACTACGTCACAGGCAGGCAGAACGCTGGCCAGGCTAATTGATGCCGTTGCGACCCGGCTGGGCATTACCATCACGGAAAAAATGGCCGCCCAAATCGTTCCGGTCATCGGCGCCGCCAGCGGCGCGGCCATCAATACCCTGTTCATTCATCATTATCAGAATATGGCGCGAGGCCATTTCATTATCCAACGTCTGGAACAAAAATACGGCGAAGAAGAAATTAAGTCGGCGTATGTGCGGTTGAAAGACTGA